A region from the Linepithema humile isolate Giens D197 chromosome 1, Lhum_UNIL_v1.0, whole genome shotgun sequence genome encodes:
- the LOC105675063 gene encoding alkaline phosphatase 4 — MKLYILLLCVVAVLKNSEALPKGSTDYEDMSFWLKSGQETLHKILAHRNNENRAKNVIIFIGDGMGLSTITSGRIYVGQLNGQTGEEYQLAFEKFPNTGLAKTYNVDKQVPDSAGTATAIFSGVKSRYRVIGLDGRAEVKNCDKKINEVSKVTTVADWAQQSGKDTGFVTTTRITHATPAGLYAHTNSRDWECDTSIPRNQQDCAKDIARQLIEDEPGSQFKVIMGGGAQCLGVRVEPIDPDGCLRSDGRNLIKDWKITHPKGKAVNNTEDLMSIDITDTSHILGVFSPSHMPYHTMKTAETPSLSNMTMQAIKLLKKNKKGFLLMVESGKIDIAHHANWPQLALRELYELEEAVKVALRLVNLEETLIIVTADHSHSFTLNGYPTRGNNILGFGNKPDQKPYETLSYANGPGYFYHRRNDSKNVNETWRKIEEDPNRDDPFYRHFAPIYLKDETHGGEDVGVYAIGPYAHLFRGTFEQNYIAHAVAYAACFKDWPSHCDNAYHRYFYDINMAPKKAKFNSAVQNTISLAALLIFVLITFVRL; from the exons ATGAAGCTTTACATTTTGTTACTTTGCGTCGTGGCGGTTCTTAAAAACTCCGAAGCGCTGCCTAAAGGATCCACAGATTACGAag ATATGTCCTTTTGGCTGAAGTCTGGTCAAGAAACCCTGCATAAGATCCTGGCGCACCGGAACAACGAAAACCGTGCCAAGAACGTGATTATCTTTATCGGGGACGGTATGGGCCTGTCTACCATCACGTCCGGTCGTATCTACGTAGGTCAACTCAACGGCCAGACCGGTGAAGAATATCAACTCGCGTTCGAGAAGTTTCCCAACACTGGCCTCGCCAAG ACTTACAATGTGGACAAGCAAGTGCCTGATTCTGCGGGAACAGCTACTGCTATCTTTTCCGGCGTAAAAAGCCGATATAGAGTTATTGGATTGGATGGCAGAGCCGAGGTTAAAaactgtgataaaaaaattaatgaagttAGCAAAGTGACAACAGTAGCAGATTGGGCGCAACAATCTGGCAAAGACACAG GATTTGTTACTACTACTCGCATCACCCATGCTACTCCTGCGGGGCTTTACGCACATACTAATAGTCGAGATTGGGAGTGTGATACCTCGATACCGAGAAATCAACAGGATTGTGCCAAGGATATCGCGAGACAACTCATCGAAGATGAACCGGGAAGTCAATTTAAG gtTATTATGGGTGGCGGTGCACAATGTTTGGGCGTGAGAGTGGAACCGATTGATCCTGATGGCTGTCTGCGATCTGAtggtagaaatttaataaaggaCTGGAAAATAACGCACCCGAAAGGAAAAGCCGTCAACAACACGGAGGATCTTATGTCCATCGACATCACCGACACGTCGCACATCCTTGGCGTATTTTCGCCTAGTCATATGCCCTATCACACCATGAAGACTGCGGAGACGCCCTCATTATCGAACATGACAATGCAAGCTATAAAATTgctaaagaaaaacaaaaaaggaTTTTTGCTAATG GTTGAGAGTGGCAAAATCGATATAGCCCACCACGCAAATTGGCCGCAATTGGCCCTTCGCGAATTGTACGAGCTCGAGGAAGCGGTTAAGGTAGCTCTTCGACTGGTAAACTTGGAAGAGACATTGATCATCGTTACTGCCGATCACTCACATTCGTTCACGCTGAATGGATATCCCACGAGAGGCAACAATATTTTGGGCTTTGGCAACAAACCTGACCAGAAGCCATATGAGACGCTTTCTTACGCCAACGGTCCGGGATACTTCTATCATCGAAGAAACGACAGCAAAAACGTCAATGAGACCTGgagaaaaattgaagaagatCCGAATCGTGACGATCCCTTCTACAGGCATTTTGCTCCCATTTATCTCAAAGACGAGACGCATGGTGGCGAAGACGTTGGGGTTTACGCAATTG gtcCCTACGCACACTTGTTTCGAGGCACTTTTGAGCAGAACTACATTGCTCACGCCGTGGCATACGCAGCGTGCTTTAAAGACTGGCCATCTCATTGTGATAACGCTTACCATCGTTATTTCTATGACATTAATATGGCACCAAAAAAAGCGAAATTTAATTCAGCAGTACAAAACACCATATCATTAGCGGCTTTGTTGATTTTCGTGTTGATAACGTTTGTACGGCTATAA